A region of Stigmatopora nigra isolate UIUO_SnigA chromosome 6, RoL_Snig_1.1, whole genome shotgun sequence DNA encodes the following proteins:
- the mettl14 gene encoding N(6)-adenosine-methyltransferase non-catalytic subunit METTL14 translates to MNSRLQEIRERQKLRRQLLAQQLGAESADSIGAVLNSKEELKEIEETRETCRSSLDDSAPSSKRKTLTEGEDTEEDAEEQKDEVEAPLTEEINPYEEVYKDSSTFLKGTQSLNPHNDYCQHFVDTGHRPQNFIRDVGLADRFEEYPKLRELIRLKDELISTTNTPPMYLQADPEHFDLQDLKSEFDVILLEPPLEEYYRESGISHTERFWTWDDIMKLEIEEISAHRSFVFLWCGSGEGLDLGRMCLRKWGFRRSEDICWIKTNKNNPGKTKALDPKAVFQRTKEHCLLGIKGTVRRSRDGDFIHANVDIDLIITEEPEMGNVEKPVEIFHIIEHFCLGRRRLHLFGRDSTIRPGWLTVGPTLTNSNFNPETYAAHFALPESHLSGCTEEIERLRPKSPPSKMKSDRGGGAPRGGRSGPNAGRGGERGRERNRPNFRGDRGGFRGRGGPHRGFPPR, encoded by the exons atgaaCAGCCGTCTGCAGGAAATCCGTGAGCGACAAAAACTTAGGCGGCAGCTTTTAGCTCAACAG TTGGGAGCTGAGAGTGCAGACAGCATCGGGGCTGTGCTTAACAGCAAAGAAGAACTAAAAGAAATAGAAGAGACAAGAGAAACATGCAG GTCCTCATTAGATGATTCCGCCCCTTCCTCCAAGAGAAAGACTCTGACAGAGGGTGAAGACACTGAAGAGGATGCAGAGGAACAAAAA GATGAGGTAGAGGCACCCCTGACTGAGGAGATCAACCCGTACGAAGAAGTCTACAAGGACTCAAGTACTTTTCTTAAG GGTACACAGAGTTTGAACCCTCACAATGATTACTGTCAGCATTTTGTTGACACGGGACATAGGCCACAGAACTTCATTCGAGATGTTG GATTGGCTGATCGATTTGAGGAGTACCCCAAACTACGAGAACTGATACGACTGAAGGACGAACTTATCTCCACGACCAACACCCCTCCCAT GTACCTGCAGGCCGACCCTGAGCACTTTGACCTGCAGGATTTAAAGTCTGAGTTTGACGTAATCCTACTTGAACCTCCATTGGAAGAATATTACAGAGAATCAGGCATCAGCCACACGGAACGCTTCTGGACCTGGGATGAT ATCATGAAGTTGGAGATTGAAGAGATCTCCGCCCACCGGTCTTTTGTCTTCCTCTGGTGTGGTTCGGGTGAAGGCCTGGATTTAGGAAGGATG TGTTTGCGGAAATGGGGCTTCAGGCGCAGTGAAGACATCTGCTGGATCAAGACCAACAAAAATAACCCAGGGAAAACAAAGGCACTGGACCCAAAAGCAGTATTTCAGAGGACCAAG GAACACTGCCTATTGGGAATCAAAGGAACAGTGCGGAGAAGTAGAGATGGCGATTTCATCCATGCCAATGTGGACATTGATTTGATAATCACGGAGGAGCCCGAGATGGGAAATGTGGAGAAGCCCGTTGAGATCTTTCACATCATCGAGCACTTCTGTTTGGGGCGCAGGAGGCTGCACCTTTTTGGACGAGACTCTACCATCAGGCCAG GATGGCTCACCGTTGGTCCTACACTCACCAACAGTAACTTCAATCCAGAGACTTACGCCGCTCATTTCGCTTTGCCCGAATCCCACCTATCAGGTTGCACTGAAGAAATAGAGCGTCTCCGACCAAAATCGCCTCCCTCAAAGATGAAGTCCGACCGTGGTGGCGGGGCACCAAGAGGTGGGCGTAGTGGTCCGAATGCAGGGAGAGGTGGAGAACGAGGCCGGGAAAGAAATAGGCCAAACTTCCGCGGGGACAGGGGTGGCTTCCGTGGCCGGGGAGGACCACATAGGGGTTTTCCGCCACGCTAG
- the LOC144197746 gene encoding trace amine-associated receptor 3, with translation MDNSSFKDATNTTLEIDLISCTVLRNKALRFVLYGFFFISIICTVLGNLLVVLSISYFKRLQSPTNTFVLSLAVADCLVGLIVMPYSMIRTVEGCWYFGSLFCQLHSSFDVMLCTASIFHLSCIAFDRYYAVCNSLVYSLKMSHGRVTFLIIICWAVPALISFGPIMLGLHMAGVDIPLPPSHVCVFLVNRFYAVMASLIAFYLPMAIMLVAYWKIFKAARRQARQISAMESQMAAGVGKDSSKKKKQRNTMKRERKAAKTLGIIMGVFLIFWMPFFTVNIVDPFIDYSTEVVIWDIFLWLGYINSSLNPFLYGFFNRSFRKAFFMFMSCRVCRPGISTGIELSHSRKETN, from the coding sequence ATGGACAACAGTAGCTTTAAAGACGCTACAAACACAACACTTGAGATTGATCTGATTTCTTGCACCGTGTTGAGAAACAAGGCACTCCGCTTTGTCCTCTATGGCTTCTTCTTTATCAGCATCATCTGCACAGTGTTGGGAAACCTTCTGGTGGTCTTGTCAATTTCCTACTTTAAACGGCTACAGTCACCGACTAACACCTTTGTCCTGTCTCTCGCTGTAGCCGACTGTCTTGTGGGCCTAATAGTAATGCCTTACAGTATGATTCGGACAGTGGAaggttgctggtattttgggtCCCTGTTTTGTCAGCTTCACTCCAGCTTTGATGTCATGTTGTGTACTGCATCCATATTTCATCTAAGTTGCATTGCATTTGATCGCTATTATGCTGTTTGCAACTCTCTtgtttattctttaaaaatgtcccACGGTCGAGTGACTTTCCTCATCATAATATGTTGGGCGGTTCCAGCGCTAATTTCCTTTGGTCCCATAATGCTGGGACTCCATATGGCTGGCGTTGATATTCCTCTCCCTCCCTCGCATGTATGCGTTTTTTTAGTTAATCGTTTCTATGCTGTCATGGCTTCCTTGATAGCCTTCTATTTGCCTATGGCTATCATGTTGGTGGCCTACTGGAAGATATTCAAAGCTGCTAGAAGACAGGCAAGACAGATCAGTGCCATGGAAAGCCAGATGGCCGCTGGAGTAGGAAAAGACTcgagcaaaaagaaaaagcaacgTAACACCATGAAAAGAGAGCGAAAAGCAGCGAAAACCTTAGGCATCATTATGGGAGTCTTCCTCATCTTCTGGATGCCGTTTTTCACTGTCAACATTGTGGACCCTTTTATTGATTACAGCACAGAAGTGGTCATCTGGGATATCTTTTTATGGTTAGGCTACATCAACTCATCACTAAATCCCTTCCTCTATGGTTTCTTTAATCGCTCCTTTCGGAAAGCATTCTTTATGTTCATGAGCTGTAGGGTGTGCCGACCTGGAATCTCCACTGGGATTGAACTGTCACATAGCCGGAAGGAAACAAATTAA